The following are encoded together in the Leptidea sinapis chromosome 29, ilLepSina1.1, whole genome shotgun sequence genome:
- the LOC126973511 gene encoding LOW QUALITY PROTEIN: cytochrome c oxidase subunit 3-like (The sequence of the model RefSeq protein was modified relative to this genomic sequence to represent the inferred CDS: deleted 1 base in 1 codon; substituted 10 bases at 10 genomic stop codons) produces MSNNLHNHPYHLVDYSPXPLTGAIGTITLVTGLVKXFHNFNFNLILLGYFIIILTIFQXXRDISREGTFQGKHTILVSKGLRXGIILFIISEFFFFSFFFFAFFHSSLSPNVEIGISXPPTRIIPFNPFQIPLLNTIILITSGLTVTXAHHAIINNNFNQTTQGLFFTIILGIYFSLLQAYEYFEAPFSISDRIYGSTFFIATGFHGLHVIIGTIFLSICLIRHLNFHFSRNHHFGFEAAAXYXHFVDVIXLFLYITIY; encoded by the exons ATgtcaaataatttacataatcaTCCTTACCATTTAGTTGATTATAGTCCTTGACCTTTAACAGGAGCTATCGGAACTATAACTTTAGTCACAGGACTAGTAAaatgatttcataattttaattttaatttaattttactaggatattttattattatcttaactaTATTTCAATGATGACGTGACATTTCACGAGAGGGAACATTTCAAGGCAAACATACTATTTTAGTATCCAAAGGTTTACGAtgaggtataattttatttattatttctgaatttttttttttttca ttctttttttttgcatttttccATAGTAGTTTATCTCCTAATGTAGAAATTGGAATTTCATGACCCCCTACAAGAATTATCCCATTTAATCCATTTCAAATTCCTTTATTAAACACTATTATTCTAATTACTTCAGGATTAACAGTAACCTGAGCTCACCatgctattataaataataattttaatcaaacaACTCAaggattattttttactattattttaggtatttatttttctttacttCAAGCTTATGAATATTTTGAAGCCCCTTTCTCTATCTCAGATAGAATTTATGGATCAACATTTTTTATAGCAACAGGATTCCATGGACTTCATGTTATTATTGGAActatttttctttctatttgCTTAATTCgacatttaaattttcatttttctaGAAATCATCATTTTGGGTTCGAAGCAGCAGCATGATATTGACACTTTGTTGATGTTATTTgattattcttatatattactatttattga